One window of Mediterraneibacter butyricigenes genomic DNA carries:
- a CDS encoding ABC transporter permease, whose amino-acid sequence MDKQNRKIDWLMLGVWIVGILIFLFLLLPSIIITISAFSASKYSTFPPQGFSLQWFEKLFIDDDWMEAIHNSLLLVLVVTPITTILGTMAAYGLNRLKLKISSQIQAFLVSPLMIPQIIIGIALLYVFADWGLNGTFAALAIGQILVAFPYVVRNVNASLVSIPPSLEAASMSLGESPLRTFFRVTLPLIKGGIFSGAVMAAVTSLGEVSVSLLLSAPTDIPVSVRIFNYVEQTYDPAVNAVSVVFIAVSVLLLFLIGRKNGLKT is encoded by the coding sequence ATGGATAAGCAGAATAGGAAAATCGACTGGTTGATGCTGGGCGTGTGGATCGTGGGAATTCTGATTTTTTTATTCCTGCTGCTTCCAAGCATCATCATTACAATCTCGGCATTCAGTGCATCCAAATATTCCACATTTCCACCCCAGGGATTTTCGCTGCAGTGGTTTGAAAAATTATTTATCGATGATGACTGGATGGAAGCAATCCACAACAGTTTGCTGCTGGTATTGGTGGTCACACCGATCACTACCATTCTGGGAACCATGGCAGCCTATGGACTGAACCGGTTAAAATTGAAAATCAGCTCTCAGATCCAGGCATTTTTGGTATCGCCGCTGATGATCCCGCAGATTATTATCGGTATTGCACTGTTATATGTGTTTGCGGACTGGGGCTTAAACGGAACCTTTGCCGCACTGGCAATCGGACAGATCCTGGTGGCATTTCCCTATGTGGTGCGAAATGTAAATGCCAGTCTGGTCAGCATTCCCCCGTCTCTGGAAGCAGCCTCCATGAGTCTTGGAGAATCGCCGCTTCGCACATTTTTCAGAGTGACATTGCCGCTGATCAAAGGAGGAATTTTCTCCGGAGCCGTGATGGCGGCCGTAACATCCTTAGGAGAAGTTTCTGTCAGCCTGTTACTGTCAGCTCCGACAGATATCCCGGTTTCTGTCCGTATCTTTAACTATGTAGAACAGACTTATGATCCGGCAGTCAATGCAGTTTCCGTAGTTTTTATCGCAGTTTCTGTATTGTTACTGTTCCTGATCGGAAGAAAGAACGGATTGAAGACATGA
- a CDS encoding ABC transporter permease: protein MNKRKTIYWLMMLPALIFLLVFMVVPIVFIIQQSLISEAGAFSFERYAQILTSARDWKAIGLTIGVALLVTGFCELLAYPVAYLMARTKSRSWKTVFYIILVSPLLTSVVIRSFAWIVLLTQNGIINTILIAAGVTEKPLTLLWNLKAVILVYVQVLLPFAVMPLSSAFEEISTDYEKASKSLGMGRVATFFKITLPLTVTGAVSGGVMVFALTAGSYITPLLIGGGRQDFLPVRIYQQAIQLMDLQGAGAYSCVLLILVLLIILPVEYALKRWERKVYG, encoded by the coding sequence ATGAACAAACGAAAAACGATCTACTGGCTGATGATGTTGCCGGCACTGATCTTTCTGCTGGTCTTTATGGTAGTACCGATCGTATTTATCATTCAGCAGAGTCTGATCAGTGAGGCGGGAGCATTCAGCTTTGAACGATATGCACAGATTCTGACATCGGCGAGAGACTGGAAAGCGATTGGGCTGACAATCGGAGTGGCCCTTCTGGTGACCGGATTCTGTGAACTGCTGGCGTATCCGGTGGCATATCTGATGGCACGGACAAAAAGCAGGAGTTGGAAGACGGTCTTTTATATTATTCTGGTATCGCCCCTCCTGACCAGCGTGGTGATCCGGTCGTTTGCCTGGATTGTACTGCTGACACAGAACGGAATTATCAATACGATTCTGATCGCGGCGGGTGTGACGGAAAAACCGCTGACCCTGCTCTGGAATTTAAAAGCAGTCATTCTGGTATACGTACAGGTGTTGCTTCCATTTGCAGTCATGCCTCTTTCTTCCGCGTTTGAAGAGATCAGTACCGATTATGAGAAAGCTTCCAAAAGTCTGGGTATGGGCAGAGTTGCCACGTTCTTTAAGATTACATTGCCGCTGACGGTAACCGGAGCAGTCTCCGGAGGGGTGATGGTCTTTGCGCTGACCGCAGGATCTTATATTACTCCACTCCTGATCGGAGGAGGAAGACAGGATTTCCTGCCGGTTCGAATTTACCAGCAGGCGATTCAGTTGATGGATCTTCAGGGAGCAGGTGCGTATTCCTGCGTCCTTCTGATCCTGGTTCTTTTGATCATATTGCCGGTGGAATATGCGTTGAAGAGATGGGAGAGAAAAGTGTATGGATAA
- a CDS encoding M20/M25/M40 family metallo-hydrolase has protein sequence MKEAQRADWEKVKQLFLEISEIPRNSGQEKKVGAYILKKAEELKRPAKMDEAGNIWIGTFSGKKAEYLLQAHQDMVCVKEETCIHDFSKDPIRVEEKDGWLMAKGTSLGADNGIGMAYLLALLEEDQKGILEGIFTVGEEIGMRGANALNAEDFQIQAQKLINLDTAWDQVMVEGSAMGVAGVFTKLLAWEVSDSIHWYEIQIDGLTGGHSGTQSYKRGANGIRLMAEFLKKIPGKWDLALFESKGWDNVISNHAEVTLGVPDDEILFEIYFEMMQQEFQERYRMTDPNLFLKKREIRRPQKQLTDPVRQAVVTLLCQVQSGVLKEQSDKQTDFPEGMEMCRVHTSANPASVEMTKEMLTFRCHYRSMDETFFERKIWILEKQLAEETGASLEAQQKAAGWQPESGGSLKQELTEAYRKVHGKKPTFVSIPATLECGEIKERLKIKEAVSVGPIMKDYHTPKERLQIESAAGLYRVLKEMLALA, from the coding sequence ATGAAAGAAGCACAGAGAGCAGACTGGGAAAAGGTAAAGCAGTTATTTCTTGAGATTTCAGAGATCCCGAGAAATTCCGGACAAGAAAAGAAGGTCGGTGCTTACATCCTGAAAAAAGCAGAGGAATTAAAACGACCTGCGAAAATGGATGAAGCCGGAAATATCTGGATCGGTACATTTTCCGGAAAGAAAGCAGAATATTTGCTACAGGCGCATCAGGATATGGTCTGTGTGAAAGAGGAAACTTGCATCCATGATTTTTCAAAAGATCCGATCCGGGTGGAAGAAAAAGACGGATGGCTGATGGCAAAGGGAACTAGCCTGGGCGCAGATAATGGCATCGGAATGGCATATTTGTTGGCTCTTTTGGAGGAAGATCAGAAGGGAATCCTGGAAGGAATTTTTACGGTGGGCGAGGAAATCGGAATGAGGGGAGCCAATGCTTTGAATGCCGAAGACTTTCAAATCCAGGCACAGAAGCTGATCAATCTGGACACCGCCTGGGATCAGGTTATGGTGGAAGGAAGTGCCATGGGTGTTGCCGGTGTATTTACAAAGCTGCTTGCGTGGGAAGTTTCCGATTCCATCCACTGGTATGAGATTCAGATAGATGGGCTTACGGGAGGCCATTCCGGAACTCAGAGTTACAAACGCGGAGCCAATGGGATCCGACTGATGGCGGAATTCCTGAAAAAAATTCCGGGGAAATGGGATCTGGCTTTATTCGAATCAAAAGGATGGGACAATGTGATTTCCAATCACGCAGAGGTTACACTTGGAGTTCCCGATGATGAAATTTTGTTCGAGATTTATTTTGAAATGATGCAACAGGAGTTTCAGGAAAGATACCGGATGACCGATCCAAATCTTTTTTTGAAAAAACGAGAGATCAGACGTCCACAGAAACAGTTGACCGATCCGGTCAGACAGGCAGTGGTTACATTGCTTTGTCAGGTGCAGAGCGGAGTGTTAAAAGAGCAATCCGACAAACAGACGGATTTTCCGGAAGGAATGGAGATGTGCCGGGTTCATACTTCTGCAAATCCAGCCAGTGTGGAGATGACAAAGGAGATGCTGACGTTTCGCTGCCATTACCGGAGTATGGATGAAACGTTTTTTGAAAGAAAGATTTGGATCCTGGAAAAACAACTGGCCGAAGAAACCGGAGCATCGCTGGAAGCGCAGCAAAAAGCGGCCGGATGGCAGCCGGAAAGCGGCGGAAGTCTCAAACAGGAACTGACAGAGGCTTATCGGAAAGTACACGGAAAGAAGCCGACATTTGTATCCATTCCGGCTACGCTGGAATGTGGAGAAATCAAAGAAAGACTAAAGATCAAAGAAGCTGTTTCTGTGGGACCGATCATGAAGGACTATCACACACCGAAAGAGAGACTGCAGATAGAAAGTGCAGCCGGACTGTACCGGGTGTTGAAAGAAATGCTGGCTCTTGCCTGA
- a CDS encoding ABC transporter substrate-binding protein, which translates to MKKKRITAILAAATLVLGLTACGSGNKSADNTSAKKDEEVTIGVYSGDWKTQIDEAALQDFEKETGIKVNIVEGADAEWVSKVEAADGKNVPYDILVLMPNSIRELNEKGLLENLDSDKVSNIADLYPSLLKEFENEDGTYHAVPFAIGQLGLMYRADLVDTAPTSWSDLWNEEYKGHVAISPLTYTAGLQFFSGLLQTRSEDEVFADLAKLKDSVSSLPDSAGAVQTLIERGDAWVIPYWDGRAYSLKEQGLDVGFAYPTDGAVCAASNWVVLKNAPHLDNAYELLNKILSPESCKSFSEASYYGTANQKTEYSDDFLSKVQVGEEFYESLVWVDYDQVDQKLNDWVQKWQEALN; encoded by the coding sequence ATGAAAAAGAAAAGAATTACAGCAATCCTGGCAGCAGCAACGTTGGTATTGGGGCTGACAGCCTGTGGATCCGGAAATAAAAGTGCTGACAATACATCTGCCAAAAAAGATGAGGAAGTAACCATCGGAGTATACAGTGGAGATTGGAAGACTCAGATTGATGAGGCGGCACTTCAGGATTTTGAAAAAGAAACCGGAATCAAGGTAAACATTGTAGAGGGAGCTGATGCAGAATGGGTATCCAAAGTAGAAGCAGCAGACGGAAAGAATGTACCTTATGATATCCTGGTACTGATGCCGAACTCCATTCGTGAGCTGAACGAAAAGGGACTTTTAGAGAATCTGGATTCCGACAAGGTATCCAATATCGCAGATCTATATCCGTCACTTCTGAAAGAATTTGAAAATGAAGACGGAACCTATCATGCAGTTCCATTTGCTATCGGTCAGTTAGGTCTGATGTATCGTGCCGATCTGGTAGATACAGCACCGACTTCCTGGTCAGATCTCTGGAACGAAGAATATAAAGGACATGTAGCAATTTCACCGCTTACTTATACAGCAGGATTACAGTTCTTCAGCGGACTGTTACAGACGCGTTCGGAAGACGAAGTCTTTGCAGATCTGGCAAAATTAAAAGATAGCGTATCCTCTCTGCCGGACAGCGCGGGAGCCGTTCAGACTCTGATCGAGCGTGGAGATGCATGGGTTATACCTTATTGGGATGGAAGAGCTTACTCCCTGAAAGAACAGGGACTGGATGTAGGATTTGCTTATCCGACAGACGGAGCGGTTTGCGCAGCATCCAACTGGGTTGTTCTGAAAAATGCACCGCATCTTGACAATGCATATGAACTGTTAAATAAGATCTTATCTCCGGAATCCTGCAAGAGCTTCTCTGAGGCATCTTACTACGGAACAGCCAATCAGAAGACAGAGTACTCTGATGATTTCCTTTCAAAGGTGCAGGTCGGAGAAGAATTTTACGAATCTCTGGTATGGGTAGATTATGATCAGGTAGATCAGAAACTGAATGACTGGGTACAGAAATGGCAGGAGGCTTTAAACTAA
- a CDS encoding signal peptidase II, whose product MIGIVFGIVPTLILVDLILKNLAEARLKEGESREVLGGHLLIRKVYNRGMCLNAMDDRPDQVKKISLGASLSVTLYLIYCLFRQKNRRLKQAGLVLMAAGGWSNTIDRCLRHYVVDYFGFGVKWEKLKKVTFNLGDMFLFIGGILVAIGSAGKKNKD is encoded by the coding sequence ATGATCGGGATTGTTTTTGGAATTGTACCAACATTGATCCTGGTCGATCTGATCTTAAAGAATCTGGCAGAAGCCCGTCTAAAGGAGGGCGAGTCCCGGGAAGTGCTGGGAGGCCATCTGCTGATCCGCAAGGTGTACAATCGCGGGATGTGCCTGAATGCGATGGATGACCGTCCGGATCAGGTGAAAAAGATATCACTGGGAGCCTCTCTTAGCGTGACACTCTATCTGATCTACTGTCTGTTTCGGCAGAAGAACCGCAGATTAAAACAGGCAGGTCTGGTATTGATGGCAGCTGGAGGCTGGAGCAACACCATCGACCGTTGCCTGAGACATTATGTGGTGGATTATTTTGGATTCGGAGTCAAATGGGAAAAACTCAAAAAGGTTACCTTTAACCTGGGGGATATGTTCCTGTTTATCGGAGGAATCCTGGTAGCCATCGGTTCTGCGGGAAAGAAAAATAAAGATTGA
- a CDS encoding ABC transporter ATP-binding protein — protein MGQIEIKDIVQKYDKNEVLHHMDLKIEDGEFFCLLGPSGCGKTTLLNIIGGFLTQTQGELLVDGREISKIPPHKREIGMVFQNYALFPHLSVYDNVAYGLKARKVPKKEMDQRVRECLESVRLQDYAKRMPHQLSGGQQQRVAIARALAIRPSILLMDEPLGNLDAKLRKEMQVELRTIQKRVGVTTIMVTHDQEEAMSLSDRICIMKDGTIQQIGTPAEIYRHPANQFVAGFLGQVNLTKAVPDPKGSEYYRSTDWIGSDGKPLLLKSTQKNRNHEGQAEMFLLRPQQIELALYEEGSMENCTDATVASVIYAGSEIYLTVQFDQKGSLQVTLLDTWGTQIPEVGQRVHVSWSSESLIPVRDGVA, from the coding sequence ATGGGTCAGATAGAAATCAAAGATATTGTTCAAAAATATGATAAGAATGAAGTCTTACATCATATGGATCTGAAAATTGAAGACGGAGAGTTCTTTTGTCTGCTTGGACCAAGCGGATGCGGAAAAACCACATTGCTGAACATTATCGGCGGCTTCTTAACACAGACACAGGGGGAACTGCTGGTGGACGGCCGTGAAATCAGCAAGATTCCTCCCCATAAACGGGAGATTGGAATGGTCTTTCAAAATTATGCTCTGTTCCCGCACCTGAGTGTGTATGACAATGTGGCATATGGACTGAAAGCCAGAAAGGTTCCGAAGAAAGAAATGGATCAGAGAGTCCGGGAATGTCTGGAAAGTGTACGGCTTCAGGATTATGCAAAACGAATGCCGCATCAGCTTTCCGGTGGACAGCAGCAACGGGTGGCAATTGCGAGAGCTCTTGCAATCCGCCCGTCCATTCTTCTGATGGATGAACCACTGGGCAATCTGGATGCAAAGCTCCGTAAAGAGATGCAGGTAGAACTTCGGACGATCCAGAAGAGAGTGGGAGTTACCACCATCATGGTCACACACGATCAGGAAGAGGCTATGAGCCTTTCAGACCGGATCTGTATCATGAAAGACGGAACAATCCAGCAGATCGGAACACCGGCAGAGATTTATCGGCATCCGGCCAATCAGTTTGTGGCAGGATTTTTAGGACAGGTGAATCTGACAAAAGCCGTACCGGATCCAAAGGGCAGTGAATATTACAGAAGTACAGACTGGATCGGTTCAGACGGCAAGCCGTTGTTGCTGAAATCCACGCAGAAAAACAGAAATCACGAAGGACAGGCGGAAATGTTCCTGCTTCGTCCACAGCAGATCGAGCTGGCACTCTACGAAGAAGGAAGCATGGAAAATTGTACCGATGCAACGGTAGCTTCAGTGATTTATGCGGGAAGTGAAATTTATCTGACGGTTCAGTTTGATCAGAAAGGCAGTCTTCAGGTAACCTTATTGGATACCTGGGGTACACAGATTCCGGAAGTCGGACAGAGAGTCCATGTATCATGGAGTTCGGAAAGTCTGATTCCGGTTCGGGACGGAGTCGCATAA